One genomic segment of Arachis duranensis cultivar V14167 chromosome 4, aradu.V14167.gnm2.J7QH, whole genome shotgun sequence includes these proteins:
- the LOC107485519 gene encoding uncharacterized protein LOC107485519, translating to MKKKESVNFLSREVQMDCKKRRRTLEKNKGLATANEESSIDSYNTLARHMVEPFSSRSGNRKKGLEPLCEDVYISVKSPFNCPVPEEDDTAYKYWLDYVYVPEEDEDDDGDSLLVNVAEEPLTGDVAEDPQYKLFLDHVKVRGTCYAIEIPEQNIYIEYPDVALTVAYEAQNNVGKDSHAVSAKAQNNVGEYSEKRRGRKPKNLRQIIEDSHVVSPKAQNNVGDYSQKRRGRKPKYLGQMVKNTHDVSPKAENHVGECKGRGRGRKPKDSGLVVVKDFHAVSQKAQNYVGKRRGRKPNGLGKHAVKDTNGDGNANVVDVSKAQNNDGKYSGKRRGRKPKELRNDAIKDSNGSCNGGASEAKKNDGNDKGTLKGETPQKNDHIAKGDHIHPPSCIEIKVKEEIEEDDDDDSLCKRRRKVPSLNLEHYWHDDKANAMKHTKYREKLMQELEKPYCEEEYKRLFKYMKHKKLVEYHKEHRSGPRTCKRNYLGKSLLNHHVDLNKKLKSVRGDYPKRLTLLRGFVFWLTHCADNEAFKPWIYPEYCKPALKV from the exons atgaagaagaaagaaagtgtGAATTTTTTGTCTAGAGAAGTACAAATGGATTgcaagaagaggagaaggacATTGGAGAAGAATAAGGGCCTTGCAACTGCTAATGAAGAAAGTTCAATTGATTCTTACAACACCCTTGCAAGACACATGGTGGAACCATTTAGTTCAAGGAGTGGTAATAGAAAAAAAGGACTGGAGCCACTCTGCGAAGATGTATACATTAGTGTGAAGAGTCCATTCAATTGTCCTGTACCAGAGGAAGATGACACTGCGTACAAGTATTGGTTGGATTATGTTTACGTTCCTGAGGAAGACgaggatgatgatggtgatagCTTATTGGTTAATGTGGCTGAGGAACCCCTGACTGGAGATGTGGCTGAGGATCCCcaatacaaattatttttggatcatgTGAAGGTTCGTGGAACATGCTATGCAATTGAGATCCCTGAGCAAAATATTTATATAGAATACCCTGATGTGGCTCTTACTGTGGCTTATGAGGCACAAAATAATGTTGGTAAGGATTCTCATGCTGTGTCTGCAAAGGCACAAAATAATGTTGGTGAATATAGTGAAAAGCGCAGGGGTAGGAAACCAAAAAATTTGAGACAAATAATTGAGGATTCTCATGTTGTCTCTCCAAAGGCACAAAATAATGTTGGTGACTATAGCCAGAAGCGCAGGGGTAGGAAACCAAAATATTTAGGACAAATGGTTAAGAATACTCATGATGTATCCCCAAAGGCAGAAAATCATGTGGGTGAATGCAAGGGCAGGGGTAGGGGTAGGAAACCAAAAGATTCAGGACTAGTCGTGGTTAAGGATTTTCATGCTGTGTCTCAAAAAGCACAAAATTATGTTGGTAAGCGCAGGGGCAGGAAACCAAATGGTTTGGGAAAACATGCTGTCAAGGATACCAATGGTGACGGCAATGCCAATGTTGTGGACGTTTCTAAGGCACAAAACAATGATGGTAAATATAGCGGTAAGCGCAGGGGTAGGAAACCAAAAGAATTGAGAAACGATGCAATTAAGGACTCTAATGGCAGCTGCAATGGCGGGGCTTCAGAGGCAAAGAAGAATGATGGTAATGACAAGGGTACACTCAAAGGTGAGACACCACAAAAGAATGATCACATAGCAAAGGGTGATCACATTCACCCTCCATCTTGCATAGAAATAAAGGTAAAGGAGGAGATTgaagaggatgatgatgatgattcacTCTGCAAAAGAAGGCGAAAGGTTCCAAGT TTGAATTTGGAACATTATTGGCATGATGATAAAGCCAATGCAATGAAACACACAAAGTACAGAGAAAAACTCATGCAAGAGCTGGAGAAGCCTTACTGTGAGGAAGAGTATAAGAGGCTTTTTAAATATATGAAACATAAAAAGCTAGTCGAATACCATAAAGAGCATCGCAGCGGCCCTAGGACCTGTAAGAGAAATTATCTTGGGAAATCTCTTCTTAATCATCATGTTG ATCTGaacaaaaaactaaaatcaGTTCGTGGTGATTATCCTAAACGTCTGACCCTCTTACGTGGATTTGTTTTTTGGTTGACG